In Stieleria varia, one genomic interval encodes:
- a CDS encoding protein kinase domain-containing protein has translation MKTETEKKIQPGYEPISGYVLEQLIGRGGYGEVWRAVAPGGLKKAVKFVFGQHDEHRAQQELKSLERIKCVQHPFILTLERFELIDNQLVIVTELADGSLEDIFQQHRDRGSCGIPRAALLSYLKDTADALDYLHQLYQLQHLDIKPANLLIVGGHVKVADFGLLKDLGESDCSLVGGLTPIYAPPELFDGRPSMHSDQYSLAVMYQELVSGVRPFTGRTIAQLATQHVHNAPNLESLPAADRPIVARALEKSPERRFGSCTEFVSKLTTPRSTPSVSSSHESEPPQEPTEHRVEDLPQLQAASGLKHGIMSRDALVIALGGTGADILHALRRRVAEMHSAPPVRLHSVLIDTDPIALQAAKVIEPTDWMPGCRVIDTPLRRATEYRERGTEHLRTLSRRWIYNIPRSGTTEGMRPLGRLALVDHAAAVTRGIKNAIAELKSDGDEDDLSIYVVGSLSGGTGSGMYIDVVHLLRYLLDDAGLERLEIISLLTTNRMKGDPNRVLGLHGTHAALHEMMHFMKIENGYPGDPGAGWPSIPAARTPLKSAYLFPQSDAQGARSPREIATEYLWADATACGHLLETGRRLVESDDLVMDQPQIRSASMVWIGDARRVQAGVLAQPTTRLLLMQWLGDPKSAAELARPVVDRTIRRSFLNHESWIKQSLQYFGKDRADRRTALMEHLRTITPDRLSIADVAHAETVKWLQSIIDGERELIAVQEITRNIQHEISIRLQDRRMNLASAIEALSTLENHIASMIPSLIEQAESALPAAPHSGSNQTLPSSLGNLRVLRTACDRGETVMQAVAARLAADTAHALKAELSKLKEDICDGAAKVALAISRLSEDTNQRGNPWDTMDGQSRSQFQPLLESLHARASSQWLIKLAGPNIQSVSVDAMNTAISGLAMSLIGELLEHLGSERIAQSMESDSRLGLNDSGSGKETAAMSSVGSDSIGMTGTHSLSENRETTSAPVPLNMSDALVAVRPPLLQCGGKQRLFLVCSSDNECEKFESEIRQSHEGTLTTFVARSAASMLIHEAQQIPLDRVIRLLGSVTGDDGRISGRLHARTDVQFDKP, from the coding sequence ATGAAGACCGAAACCGAAAAGAAGATTCAACCCGGATACGAGCCGATCAGCGGCTACGTATTGGAACAGTTGATCGGTCGTGGTGGTTATGGCGAAGTCTGGCGGGCAGTGGCTCCGGGTGGATTGAAAAAGGCGGTGAAGTTTGTCTTCGGCCAACACGATGAACACCGCGCTCAGCAGGAACTGAAATCGCTCGAACGTATCAAGTGTGTTCAGCACCCCTTCATTCTGACCTTGGAACGATTTGAGTTGATCGACAATCAGCTCGTGATCGTGACCGAACTGGCAGACGGATCGCTCGAAGACATCTTTCAACAACACCGTGACCGCGGGTCATGCGGCATTCCGCGTGCTGCGTTGTTGTCGTATTTGAAAGACACCGCCGATGCATTGGACTACTTGCATCAGCTCTATCAACTGCAGCACTTGGACATCAAGCCGGCCAATCTGCTGATCGTCGGTGGCCACGTCAAGGTCGCCGACTTTGGACTGTTGAAGGACTTGGGTGAATCGGACTGCAGTTTGGTCGGTGGATTGACGCCCATTTATGCGCCCCCGGAACTCTTTGACGGGCGGCCGAGCATGCACAGCGACCAGTACAGTCTGGCGGTCATGTATCAGGAATTGGTCAGTGGTGTCCGACCATTCACCGGACGTACCATTGCTCAATTGGCGACTCAGCACGTCCACAATGCGCCGAATCTTGAGTCGCTGCCAGCGGCAGACCGACCGATCGTTGCGCGGGCCTTGGAAAAATCTCCCGAACGACGCTTCGGCAGTTGCACGGAATTCGTCTCCAAGCTGACAACACCGCGATCAACTCCCTCTGTTTCCTCCAGCCACGAGAGTGAGCCTCCGCAGGAGCCCACAGAGCATCGTGTCGAAGATCTGCCTCAATTGCAGGCGGCTTCTGGGCTCAAGCATGGAATCATGTCTCGCGATGCGTTGGTCATTGCCTTGGGGGGAACCGGGGCTGACATCCTGCACGCGCTGCGTCGACGAGTCGCCGAAATGCACTCGGCCCCGCCGGTTCGTCTGCACAGTGTGCTGATCGATACCGATCCGATCGCTTTGCAAGCCGCCAAGGTCATCGAACCGACGGATTGGATGCCCGGCTGCCGAGTGATCGACACGCCGCTGCGAAGAGCAACCGAGTATCGTGAACGTGGCACCGAACACTTGAGAACGCTCTCCCGACGCTGGATCTATAACATTCCTCGCAGCGGGACAACCGAAGGCATGCGGCCGCTGGGCCGCCTGGCTCTGGTCGATCATGCCGCTGCTGTGACCCGCGGCATCAAGAATGCGATCGCCGAACTGAAGTCCGATGGGGATGAAGATGACCTCTCGATCTACGTCGTGGGCTCCCTTTCGGGAGGAACCGGCAGCGGCATGTACATCGATGTCGTGCACCTGCTGCGATACTTGTTGGACGACGCCGGCTTGGAGAGGCTGGAGATCATTTCCCTGCTGACGACCAATCGAATGAAGGGAGACCCCAATCGCGTTCTGGGGCTTCATGGCACGCATGCCGCGTTGCATGAGATGATGCACTTCATGAAAATCGAAAACGGCTATCCCGGGGATCCCGGGGCCGGCTGGCCAAGCATTCCTGCAGCTCGTACTCCACTAAAAAGCGCCTACTTATTTCCTCAATCCGATGCGCAGGGTGCTCGATCACCGCGCGAGATCGCGACGGAGTACCTGTGGGCAGACGCCACGGCCTGCGGTCACTTGCTCGAAACCGGACGGCGTCTGGTCGAGTCCGACGACTTGGTGATGGACCAACCACAAATCCGTTCCGCTTCGATGGTTTGGATCGGTGACGCCAGACGAGTCCAGGCCGGTGTCTTAGCTCAGCCGACGACTCGATTGTTGTTGATGCAATGGCTCGGTGATCCCAAATCTGCGGCTGAACTTGCACGTCCCGTCGTCGATCGCACCATCCGCCGATCCTTTTTGAATCACGAATCATGGATCAAGCAGTCCTTGCAGTACTTTGGCAAAGATCGAGCAGATCGCCGCACCGCGTTGATGGAACACCTGCGCACCATCACGCCGGACAGACTTAGCATCGCCGATGTCGCTCATGCGGAAACGGTGAAGTGGTTGCAGAGCATCATCGATGGCGAACGTGAACTGATCGCCGTTCAAGAAATCACGCGAAACATCCAACATGAGATTTCCATCCGACTACAAGATCGCCGCATGAACCTCGCATCGGCGATCGAGGCTCTGTCGACTCTCGAAAACCACATCGCATCGATGATACCAAGCCTGATCGAACAGGCTGAGTCTGCCCTGCCAGCCGCTCCCCATTCCGGTTCGAACCAAACTCTACCGTCCTCGCTGGGTAACTTGCGGGTACTGCGGACCGCGTGCGATCGTGGAGAAACTGTGATGCAAGCTGTCGCAGCGAGACTCGCAGCCGATACAGCGCATGCCCTGAAAGCAGAACTTTCCAAGTTAAAGGAAGACATCTGTGACGGTGCCGCCAAAGTAGCGCTCGCAATCAGTCGACTGTCCGAGGACACAAACCAGCGCGGCAATCCATGGGATACCATGGATGGGCAAAGTCGATCTCAATTCCAGCCGCTATTGGAGAGTCTGCACGCTCGGGCATCCAGCCAATGGCTGATCAAGCTGGCTGGACCAAACATTCAATCGGTCAGCGTCGATGCGATGAACACCGCGATCAGCGGGCTTGCCATGAGCCTCATCGGTGAGTTGTTGGAACATCTGGGCAGCGAAAGGATCGCTCAATCGATGGAAAGCGATTCAAGACTGGGGCTCAATGACTCCGGTTCAGGCAAGGAGACAGCTGCCATGTCGAGCGTGGGTTCCGATTCGATCGGAATGACAGGCACACATTCCCTGAGCGAGAACAGAGAAACGACGAGCGCACCCGTTCCGCTCAACATGTCTGATGCGTTGGTTGCCGTGCGACCACCGCTGCTGCAATGCGGCGGAAAACAACGTTTATTCCTGGTTTGCAGCTCTGACAACGAGTGCGAGAAATTCGAGTCCGAGATCCGCCAATCGCACGAGGGCACACTGACAACCTTTGTGGCTCGCTCCGCTGCGTCGATGTTGATTCACGAAGCCCAGCAAATACCGCTGGACCGAGTCATTCGTTTGCTGGGTTCCGTAACGGGTGATGACGGCAGGATCAGCGGTCGACTGCACGCTCGAACCGACGTCCAGTTCGACAAACCTTAA
- a CDS encoding YifB family Mg chelatase-like AAA ATPase, with translation MLARLKTFTLLGIEAMPVDVEVDISPAAMPKTILVGLPDTAVKESTHRVERAIVNSGFTRPHDRVVINLAPGDLPKQAASFDLPVALGVLAGSGQLIPDRLEHYAIVGELALEGFTRPVKGALSIAIETAKNEGLRGIVLPAENAGEAAVVEGIEVIPVESLAQAVAFMAGEIDIAPAPSRLTELFEQFSIYDVDFGDVRGQESAKRAMTLAAAGRHNLIMIGPPGSGKTMLAKRMPTVLPQLGAPESIETTRIYSALGQLPSGQPLLARRPFRSPHHTISDAGLVGGGSPPSPGEISKAHNGILFLDELPEFNRKTLEVMRQPLEDGVVTISRALRSTTFPADFMLIAAANPCPCGYRSDPRRACNCTPPQVEKYMSKISGPLMDRIDIHIEVPAVPFDELAGKSAAGTNSQAMRDDVARAREAQSDRFSDGPADVRYNAQMTSRQVREFCKLTTTCQQMLRHSVEEMGLSARAHDKILRVARTIADVASAPDINEEHLAEAIGYRSLDRDLWT, from the coding sequence ATGCTAGCACGACTGAAAACGTTTACGTTGCTGGGCATCGAAGCGATGCCGGTCGACGTGGAAGTCGATATCTCGCCAGCGGCAATGCCCAAGACCATTCTGGTCGGATTGCCCGACACGGCCGTCAAAGAATCCACACACCGCGTCGAACGGGCGATCGTCAACAGCGGCTTCACCCGCCCCCACGACCGTGTCGTGATCAACTTGGCACCCGGTGACCTGCCCAAACAAGCCGCTTCGTTTGACTTGCCCGTCGCTCTGGGCGTCCTGGCGGGCAGCGGACAACTGATCCCCGATCGACTGGAACACTACGCGATCGTCGGCGAACTGGCTTTGGAAGGTTTCACTCGCCCGGTGAAAGGTGCCCTGTCGATCGCGATCGAGACCGCTAAGAACGAAGGACTACGCGGCATCGTGCTGCCGGCCGAGAACGCAGGCGAAGCCGCCGTGGTGGAAGGCATCGAAGTGATCCCGGTGGAAAGCCTCGCGCAAGCCGTCGCGTTCATGGCCGGTGAAATCGACATCGCGCCGGCGCCCAGTCGCCTGACCGAGCTGTTCGAACAATTCAGCATCTACGACGTGGACTTCGGCGACGTGCGAGGCCAAGAGTCTGCCAAGCGAGCCATGACCCTGGCCGCCGCCGGACGCCACAACCTGATCATGATCGGTCCACCGGGATCGGGTAAAACGATGCTCGCCAAACGCATGCCCACGGTCTTGCCGCAACTGGGCGCGCCCGAGTCGATCGAGACCACGCGGATCTATAGCGCATTGGGGCAACTGCCGTCCGGACAACCGTTGCTCGCGCGGCGTCCCTTTCGTAGTCCCCACCACACGATCAGCGACGCCGGTTTGGTCGGAGGCGGCAGCCCTCCCTCGCCAGGCGAGATCAGCAAAGCACACAATGGGATCCTGTTTCTGGACGAGTTGCCCGAGTTCAACCGCAAGACGCTTGAGGTCATGCGGCAACCACTGGAAGACGGCGTGGTCACCATCTCACGAGCGTTGCGTTCGACGACCTTTCCCGCGGACTTCATGCTCATCGCGGCGGCTAATCCTTGTCCATGCGGTTATCGCTCCGATCCCCGACGCGCGTGCAACTGCACGCCGCCGCAGGTGGAGAAGTACATGAGCAAGATCTCGGGACCGTTGATGGACCGCATCGACATTCATATCGAAGTCCCCGCGGTGCCGTTCGACGAGCTGGCGGGCAAGTCCGCAGCCGGCACCAATAGCCAAGCCATGCGTGACGATGTCGCGCGAGCGCGGGAGGCTCAGTCCGATCGTTTCTCCGACGGTCCCGCGGACGTCCGTTACAACGCCCAGATGACGAGCCGACAAGTGCGTGAGTTCTGCAAGCTCACCACGACCTGCCAACAAATGCTTCGACACAGCGTCGAGGAAATGGGTTTGTCCGCCCGAGCGCACGACAAGATCTTACGCGTCGCCCGCACGATCGCGGACGTCGCCTCTGCACCGGACATCAACGAAGAGCACCTCGCCGAAGCCATCGGCTACCGAAGCCTCGACCGAGACTTGTGGACATAG
- a CDS encoding AAA family ATPase, with translation MNSLIHETQSIDGSLLGSLLTDDTFWPTEPQSLEETGLSESFIEGLVLKIVRQGGTLSGRSTSEKVGLPFRVVEPLLDVLRTRKLIAHVRPAPFNDYYYSLTELGQTRAQQCIKQCSYVGPAPVPLSDYVLSVEAQAAGLDPISQDELRRALAGISYQMDLLEEIGPAINSNTGMFLFGDPGNGKTTLAKCLTTCLGQEIWIPHAILDDGNLIKLQDDAFHHTAPVPESNSNFLKAQEWDRRWVRIQRPTVMVGGELVMDNLEVRHDPRSNISEAPLQMKSNCGCLLIDDFGRQRIAPEELLNRWIVPLENRCDFLTLPTGKKIQIPFAQMLIFSTNLDPNSLVDEAFLRRVPYKIFVGDPGPDEFRRLMESVAEKIGFPKTPEAAEHLLAYYQKSKRKMRRCHPRDLLTQVANYCRYRQIPLTIRPEYLDRACRTYFSHL, from the coding sequence CGATCGATGGAAGCCTGCTGGGTAGCCTGCTGACCGACGACACGTTCTGGCCGACAGAACCACAGAGTCTCGAGGAAACAGGATTGAGCGAGTCATTCATCGAGGGATTGGTGCTCAAGATCGTTCGTCAGGGAGGAACATTGAGCGGGCGTTCGACGTCGGAGAAAGTAGGACTGCCGTTTCGCGTTGTGGAACCACTGTTGGATGTTCTGCGAACGCGCAAGCTGATCGCACACGTCCGTCCGGCTCCTTTCAACGACTACTACTATTCACTGACCGAACTGGGCCAAACTCGTGCTCAGCAATGCATCAAGCAATGCAGTTACGTCGGCCCCGCGCCTGTCCCTCTGTCCGACTACGTGCTCAGCGTGGAGGCCCAAGCGGCCGGGCTGGACCCGATCTCGCAAGACGAATTGCGTCGTGCGTTGGCCGGGATCTCCTACCAGATGGATCTGTTGGAAGAGATCGGACCTGCAATCAACAGCAATACAGGCATGTTTCTGTTCGGTGATCCGGGCAATGGCAAGACAACGCTGGCGAAATGCCTGACGACTTGCTTGGGCCAAGAAATCTGGATCCCGCATGCGATTTTGGATGACGGCAATCTGATCAAGCTGCAAGATGACGCGTTTCATCACACAGCACCGGTGCCGGAATCCAACAGCAATTTCCTCAAAGCGCAAGAGTGGGATCGCCGTTGGGTTCGCATCCAGCGTCCCACAGTGATGGTCGGTGGCGAACTGGTAATGGACAATCTGGAAGTGCGTCATGATCCACGCAGCAACATCAGCGAGGCACCGTTGCAAATGAAGAGCAATTGCGGCTGCCTGCTCATCGATGACTTTGGACGCCAACGCATCGCGCCGGAGGAGTTGCTCAATCGATGGATCGTTCCGTTGGAGAATCGCTGCGACTTCTTGACCTTGCCGACCGGAAAGAAGATTCAGATTCCGTTTGCGCAGATGCTGATCTTTTCGACCAATCTGGATCCAAACTCGTTGGTCGACGAAGCGTTCTTGCGTCGCGTGCCGTACAAGATCTTTGTCGGCGATCCCGGACCGGATGAGTTTCGCAGGCTGATGGAAAGCGTCGCGGAGAAGATCGGTTTTCCCAAAACACCCGAAGCCGCCGAACATTTGTTGGCTTACTACCAAAAGAGCAAACGCAAGATGCGTCGATGCCATCCACGTGACTTGCTGACTCAAGTCGCCAACTACTGTCGGTATCGTCAGATTCCTTTGACGATTCGCCCCGAGTATCTCGACCGTGCATGTCGAACCTATTTCAGCCATCTGTAA
- a CDS encoding cation diffusion facilitator family transporter, which yields MQCYNAAGVFPNYETRLHIERSDELADRTSISQTYSEVTRAAALGLVVNLTLGVVKLIGGIVGNSFALIADAVNSIGDVVTTVIVLFALRVAQRPADAEHPYGHTRAEGIAASNVALLVIISALMVGWEAIRRITNQHDIPPIWTLWIAGANILIKESLYQYNVRVGKRTGSSAIIANAWDHRSDALCALAVLIGLGTIRFGGSQFVWADEVASLIVVAFIVWSGVQLFRSSASELMDVQADSEFVDRIRAVAMAVAGIEEVETLWVRKSGLEFFADIHIEVDQQLTVAEGHRIGHQVKDRLLAEFPNLKDVLVHLEPFPHTPDAI from the coding sequence GTGCAGTGTTACAATGCCGCAGGTGTTTTTCCAAACTACGAAACACGTCTGCACATCGAAAGAAGCGACGAATTGGCTGACCGCACTTCCATCTCACAAACCTACTCTGAAGTCACACGGGCTGCTGCTCTCGGGCTTGTAGTGAACCTGACTTTAGGAGTCGTGAAACTCATCGGTGGAATCGTCGGCAACTCCTTTGCCCTCATCGCTGATGCGGTCAATTCCATCGGCGATGTCGTGACGACAGTGATTGTTCTCTTCGCTCTCCGAGTGGCTCAGCGTCCCGCTGACGCTGAACATCCTTACGGCCACACACGAGCAGAAGGGATTGCGGCATCGAACGTGGCTTTGCTTGTCATCATCTCGGCCCTCATGGTCGGCTGGGAGGCGATTCGTCGGATCACGAATCAGCACGACATTCCTCCCATCTGGACCCTTTGGATCGCCGGCGCCAATATCCTCATCAAAGAGAGCCTCTATCAGTACAACGTGCGTGTTGGAAAACGCACCGGATCATCCGCCATCATTGCAAATGCATGGGACCACCGCAGCGACGCCTTGTGTGCGCTCGCCGTACTGATCGGCTTGGGCACAATTCGATTCGGTGGATCACAATTCGTCTGGGCCGACGAAGTGGCCTCGTTGATTGTGGTCGCTTTCATTGTCTGGTCTGGGGTTCAACTGTTCCGCTCCAGTGCGAGCGAACTGATGGACGTGCAGGCCGATTCCGAGTTCGTGGATCGAATTCGTGCAGTGGCGATGGCGGTCGCTGGTATTGAGGAAGTAGAAACTCTCTGGGTGCGTAAATCTGGTCTGGAGTTCTTTGCTGACATTCACATTGAAGTCGATCAACAACTCACAGTCGCAGAAGGACACCGCATTGGCCATCAAGTGAAGGATCGATTGCTCGCAGAGTTTCCGAACCTGAAAGATGTCCTTGTACATCTGGAACCATTTCCGCACACGCCCGATGCCATATGA
- the bioB gene encoding biotin synthase BioB: MSTEIDSAPSSLESSVDSRERDFDQLASDVLEGKSISREDALAILNCPDDEILSLLAAGFRIRKRFFGKTVQLYFLMNAKSGLCPEDCHYCSQSKISDAPVPKYNILKRDKLMDAAKIAAEQGAKTYCLVISARGPNEREMTAVETIVPEIKQKYGLDICACLGLLTREQADRLKACGVDRVNHNLNTSEDHYADICTTHTYADRVQTLRHVRDAGMEMCSGGIIGMGETHDDIVSMAMDLRDLGVQSIPLNFLNSIDGTPLQGKKDLSPQDCLRALAMFRFVNPDRELRISGGREIHLRSLQSLGLYVANSVFVGDYLTTKGQAPEEDYQMVRDLGFEVTTSVGD; encoded by the coding sequence ATGAGCACAGAAATCGACTCCGCCCCCTCCTCTCTCGAATCGTCCGTGGATAGCCGCGAGCGGGATTTTGACCAATTGGCCTCCGACGTCCTGGAGGGCAAATCGATCAGTCGCGAAGACGCCCTGGCCATCCTGAATTGCCCCGATGACGAGATTTTGTCTCTGCTGGCCGCCGGCTTTCGGATTCGAAAACGCTTTTTCGGCAAGACAGTGCAGCTGTACTTTCTGATGAACGCCAAAAGCGGTTTGTGCCCCGAGGATTGCCACTATTGCAGTCAATCCAAGATTTCCGACGCACCGGTGCCGAAGTACAACATTCTCAAACGTGACAAGTTGATGGATGCGGCGAAAATTGCCGCCGAGCAAGGTGCCAAGACCTACTGCTTGGTCATCTCAGCTCGTGGCCCCAACGAACGCGAAATGACCGCGGTGGAAACCATCGTCCCGGAAATCAAACAGAAATATGGCTTGGACATCTGTGCCTGCCTGGGACTGCTGACGCGGGAGCAAGCCGACCGACTCAAGGCATGCGGCGTGGACCGCGTCAATCACAACCTCAACACCAGCGAAGACCACTACGCAGATATCTGCACGACACACACCTACGCCGATCGCGTCCAAACCCTTCGTCACGTCCGTGACGCAGGCATGGAAATGTGCAGCGGCGGCATCATCGGCATGGGCGAAACGCATGACGACATCGTCTCGATGGCGATGGATCTGCGAGACTTGGGCGTGCAATCCATCCCGCTGAATTTCCTCAACTCCATCGACGGCACACCGCTGCAGGGCAAGAAAGACTTGAGCCCTCAAGATTGCCTCCGCGCGCTGGCCATGTTCCGATTCGTCAATCCGGATCGCGAACTGCGAATCTCCGGCGGTCGTGAAATCCACCTTCGCTCACTCCAGTCGCTCGGACTCTATGTCGCCAACAGCGTGTTCGTCGGCGACTACCTGACGACCAAAGGACAAGCACCCGAGGAAGACTACCAGATGGTCCGCGATCTCGGTTTCGAAGTCACCACGTCAGTAGGCGACTGA